The following proteins are co-located in the Natator depressus isolate rNatDep1 chromosome 4, rNatDep2.hap1, whole genome shotgun sequence genome:
- the LOC141986072 gene encoding uncharacterized protein LOC141986072 has protein sequence MKDRGHNRDPKQCRVKLKELRQAYQKTREANGRSGSEPQTCRFYDELYAILGGSATTTPAVLFDSFNGDGGNTEAGFGDEEDDEEEEVVDSSQQASGETGFPDSQELFLTLDLEPVPPEPTQGCLLDPAGGEGTSAACVSMITGSSPSQRLVKIRKKKKRTRDEMFSELMLSSHTDRAQTNAWRQIMSDCRKAQNDQEERWRAEESKWRAEESCGMTNLERKYGPKTLLVRFAQFYSLGGKTKKVR, from the exons atgaaggacagaggccataacagggacccgaagcagtgccgcgtgaaactgaaggagctgaggcaagcctaccagaaaaccagagaggcgaacggccgctccgggtcagagccccaaacatgccgcttctatgatgagctgtatgccattttagggggttcagccaccactaccccagccgtgttgtttgactccttcaatggagatggaggcaatacggaagcaggttttggggacgaagaagatgatgaggaggaggaggttgtagatagctcacagcaagcaagcggagaaaccggttttcccgacagccaggaactgtttctcaccctggacctggagccagtaccccctgaacccacccaaggctgcctcctggacccagcaggcggagaagggacctccg ctgcatgtgtttcaatgatcacaggatcttctccttcccagaggctagtgaagattagaaagaaaaaaaaacgcactcgagatgaaatgttctccgagctcatgctgtcctcccacactgacagagcacagacgaatgcgtggaggcaaataatgtcagactgcaggaaagcacaaaatgaccaggaggagaggtggcgggctgaagagagtaagtggcgggctgaagaga GCTGTGGTATGACAAACCTGGAAAGGAAATATGGACCAAAGACCTTGCTAGTCCGATTTGCACAATTTTATAGCctaggaggaaaaacaaaaaaagtaagatAG